A region of the Prochlorococcus marinus XMU1402 genome:
TTGACTTAATGATTCAATTTGACTCACTGATATAGTAAAAATAAGTATTGCTTTATCTTACTTAAATATTGTCCATAAATAAAATGTATTGATTAATGAAACCGTTAAATATATTAATTAGCAATGATGATGGTGTTTTCGCAGCCGGGATAAGAGCTTTAGCAAAATCAGCTCAACAAAGAGGTCATAAGGTAAAAGTAGTATGTCCTGACCAAGAAAGATCAGCTACTGGTCATGGTCTTACCTTACAATCACCATTAAGAGTGGAAAAAGCGGACGAATTATTTGGAGAAGGAATTGAAGCTTGGGGATGTTCAGGTACACCTGCTGATTGTGTCAAATTAGCACTATCTGAACTCTTGAATCATAAACCTGATCTGGTCTTATCTGGAATAAATCACGGGCCCAATTTAGGGACAGATATTTTTTGTTCAGGCACAGTTGCTGCAGCTATGGAAGGCACTTTAGAAAATGTTCCCTCCATGGCAATAAGTGTTGCTAGTTTTAAATGGAAGAATTTTGAATTTGCTGGAGAAATTGCAATGAATATTGCCGAACAAGCAATTAACGATAGTTGGCCAGCTTCACTTTTATTAAATTTGAATATCCCCCCCTGCGAAAAAAACAAAATAAAAGAATTGTCTTGGACAAGATTATCGGTAAGAAAATATAAAAATCAATTTTCCAAAAGGGAAGATCCAAGGGGTGACGATTATTATTGGTTAGCAGGTGAGGTTGTTTTAGATCTTAAATCAAAAGGTTATGGTCCAAAAAACTGGCCCAGCGATGTATCTCAAATACAAGAAAATAAAATATCCCTTACACCTGTAGAACCAGATTTATTTTGGAGAGGTAATTTAGACAACTTACCTAAAATTAATAATTCATTTGTAAATCCTTCTTAAAAGCCATAAAGAAAAGCAAAGTCCAAAAAAATGAGCAGCAATAACTTGAGTGTTACTAAGAACTGATAATATTTCAAGACCAGTAATTGGGATATCAGATGTCGCTGTTATCAATTGTCCAGTTGTTTGAGAGGATGCTTGTATAAATAAGGCTCCCATAAGAGCTTGATATCCAATTAATCCAAACAAAATTCCAAATAAATCAACTATTAGTCCTCGTTTTATCAATTTACTGGTTTGTCCTCTTGAGGGTCTTGCATTACTTGCGATTGCTCTTCCTGTTCTAACTATTAACCAACCTTGCCAAAGACTAAAAAGTAGTAAAATCAGGGATATTGTTGTAAGTGATAGACCAGGCGCCAAGCCAAGCTGTCCTTCGCTGTTATTTACAACATTTGAAAAAAGCAAAACAGCTGCAACAACAACACCTAGAATGGACTGAACCCAAAAGCGTATCCATCCAATGCGCCGCATTCCAAATGAAAGGGACTGAAAATCAATTTTGTCAGACATTCATTTGATTGAATAAACTGTAACCAATCCAAATTTGCCACTAAAATCATAAAATTGCACGTAATCTTTTGATCTCTTTAATATCGCCATCTGAAGTTAAAACTCCTACCTCAATAGCTATTGGAAGTTTTGATGGCCTTCATGCTGGCCACAGACAGTTAATAAAAAGTGTAGTTGAAGAAAATCAATATACTCCAACGATTGCAAGCTTCTGGCCTCACCCCAGAGAAGTTCTTTATAAAGAGACTCGTCTTAGACTTGATCTTCCTAATGAAAAACTTTCTATTCTTGAAGATTTGGGGATTGAACAATTAGTTCTGATTCCTTTTGATATGGAACTATCCAAATTAAGTGCAGAAAGATTCGTAAGAGATATTTTGATAAATCAATTACAGGCAAAAAACATTTCTGTAGGTGCTAATTTTAAATTTGGTTTCAGAAGAAGTGGAGACATAAATACAATAAAAAATATGATTAAGGATACGGATATTAAACTAAAAATTACTCCAATTTTAGAAGACAAGGAAGGTAGAATCAGCAGCAGCAGAATAAGAGATCTATTAGAGAAAAGTGATCTGAAAAATGCTTTCAAAATTCTTAATAGGCCTTATAGTTTTAATGGAAGGGTTGTTAAAGGTAAAGGAATTGGAAAAAGTATAGGATGGCCTACCGCAAATCTTGAAATAGATGGAAGAAAATTTTTACCTGGAGAAGGAGTTTACGCATCTTGGACAACCATAGAAAATTCCAACCAAAAAATTGAATCTGTTATGAATCTTGGCTCTCAACCAACAATAAATCCTTTATTGCCATCTGCAGTTGAAGTTCATTTAATAAATAAAGATATCGATCTATATGGTTTAAATCTATCTGTAGAACCTGTTGAAAAACTAAGATCTCAAATCAAGTTTAATAATATAGATCAACTTTCTAATCAAATTAAAAAAGATAGAGATAATGCTCTAAAAATTTTTAAAAACTATAAAAAATAAATTACAAATGCTGAATTCCAATACTAAAGACTCTGAGGATTTAAGAATTTATCAAATTATTGACGCTAATCTAGATAGAGCTAGAGAAGGACTAAGAGTATTAGAGGATTGGGCTAGATTTGGTCTGGGCAAAAAAAAATATGTTGAAAAGATTAAAAATTTTAGACAAATTTTAGGAAAAAATCATTTAGAAGTTTATAAACAATCTAGAAATCACATTGAAGACCAATGTAAAGGATTGACTCATCAAGAGCAAATCAACAGAAAAACGTCTGAGCAAATTATAAGTTCTAACTCAGCCCGAGTTCAAGAAGCATTACGAGTCATAGAAGAATTCTCGAGGCTACAGAATCATGAACTTTCAAAAATCGCTTCCGAAATTAGATATGAAATTTATACTATTGAAATTAACTTATTAAGTTACAGCAAGTTTAAGAAGTCGGAGGAAATATTAAAAGAGAATGACTTATATGTAATCACAGATCAAAAGGATAATTTATTAGAAATAATAGAAGAGATTTTAATTGCAGGAGTAAGAATTATTCAACATAGATTTAAAACGGGAACTGATCAAGATCATCTTCAAGAAGCAATTCAGATTAAAAATCTATGTAAAAGATATAATTCTTTATTTATCGTTAACGATAGACTTGATATAGCTTTAGCATCAAATGCTGATGGCATTCATCTTGGACAAGAAGATCTAGACTTGAAAACCGCAAGAAAACTATTAGGATATTCAAAAATTATTGGAATAAGTGCAAATAATGCAATTGATATTTCAAATGCTCTTAAGGAAGGTTGTGATTATTTAGGGATAGGGCCAGTATTTGAAACTAAAACAAAAAAGAATAAAAAACCTTTAGGTATTGAAAATATCAAAACATTAACAAAGGATTTAAATATTCCTTGGTTTGCTATTGGAGGAGTTACAACGAATAATATTTCGTATTTAAAAAGAAATGGTTTTAAAAAAGTTGCCTTAGTTTCGCAACTAATGAATTCTGAAGATCCAAAAGAAGACGCTATTATGATTTTAAAAGAGTTGTCTTATGAAAATTAGGGTAAATGGAGAGGAAAAAAAAATAGACCTTGATCAAGAAAATGCTCCATTATCTATAGTGTTAAATTCCATGGGATATAAACCCAACACAATTGTTGTAGAGTTAAATAATTTAATTATTAATTCTTTAAAATGGGAAAAAGTGAAACTTAAAGATGGAGATAATTTGGAAATAGTTTCAATAGTTGGAGGTGGTTAAAAAGATAAAAACTTAAATTATTAAGAATCTTCATAATTTTTTAAGTTTAAGCTTGAAACAATAACCAAATTTTTTCTGTTTTCGTTTTATATTTTTATTACTTATTTAAACCAATGAAAGAAAAAACTGATAATAACTCCAGGTCATTAAAATGGGAGCAAAATGGTGAGTTAGCCCATAAAGATTTAACGGAGCTAATTGAAAGATTAAAAAATGTAGAAAGTGAGCATACCTCCTCTGAGCTATCTCGATTAGGTACAAAATCAAACATAAAAGATTAAATTTGTTACTTAGATCTTGTTTTTATAAAAATTTGTACCAAATTAAAATTACTGAATATAAAAAATAAATGCCGAAAAGATTTCCCGAGTGGGTAAACACAGAGGTGGTAATTAAAGCAATCAAAATGAGAGACGAAGGAATGCTTTCAAAACAACTCAATTTATGGATAGAAAACCTATTAGAAATTGAAAAAAAGTAAGTTTTTAGGAAAAAGTATTAATAATTCTTAGAGCTGCCATTGCTGCTCCGTAACCATTATCTATATTCATCACTGTAATACCTGGAGAACAACTAGATAACATACTAAATAAAGCACTTTCTCCATTTCTGCTAACTCCATATCCTACAGATACAGGTACTGCGATTATCGGTTGAGCTAACAATCCACCAACTACAGTTGCCAAAGCTCCCTCCATTCCAGCACAAACTATCAATACATCATATTTATTAATTTCTTCTAACTGACTGATTAATCGATGAAGTCCTGCTACGCCAACATCTATAAAAGATTGGCAATTAACACCATAAATTTCAAGAGCCAATTTAGCCTCAAGTGTTACTGGCAAATCACTTGAACCTCCTGAAATTAATGCAACTTTTTTACTTGTGTTTAGTTTATTCTGATTTTCCCCAATAATTAAGCATTTTGCTTCTTCATAGAATCGTGCATCATCATGCAAAGCCAAAAGATCAATAGCTTTTTCATTATTAATCCTAGTAATAAAAACAACCTCATTTTTACTTAATACACTTTCCGATAATCTCTTTAATTGGTCGATAGTCTTATCTTGACCCCAAATTGCTTCAATGAGTCCGAGCCTTTCTCTTCTTTGGAAATCAAACCTGATATCAAAATTCATCCTTGTTTATCTAATTCTCCCTCATAAACTAACTCAAAAGGATTTTCTACTACATTAAGAGCATCTTTAACATTATCTTCAAATTTTTTTTGAACTAAATATACTTCAGACATTGGTATACTTTTCCATAATTTTTTGCTTTCCCAATTTACTAATATTAAAGCTTCTTCTTTTTCTTTATCCCAAAACAATTGTCTCCCTAAGAAACCATCTTGAGAAGATAACCATGGCTCCCATACTTCTTTTTCAGCATTCAACCATACTGCTTTTGCATCAGCAGGGACTTTAAGTCTTAATTCTTCTATCACCATTGCACTTTGATAATTATCCATTGTAAGAGCTTTTAGATTGGGAATATAAGATTGAAAAGTTAAAACTACTAAGCAAACTAATATTAAACAAAATCGTTGAAATTTTCTTTTCAAATTACAATTAAATATCATTTTTCTCAAGAAGTACTACAGAATGGCAGCTTATACCTTCTTCTCTTCCTTCTGGCCCCAATTTTTCATTTGTAGTTGCTTTAATTCCAATTAAATTTTCATCAATATTTAATATCTCAGAAATATTTTTTTTCATTAATCTCACATGTGGTATAAATTTTGGCCTTTCAGCGACAAGTACACTATCAATATTATTTATTTCCCAACCTTCTTGTCTTATCAAGTCAATTACTTTTGATAACAAAAACAAGCTGTTAGAATTTTTCCATTTTTCATCAGATGGTGGGAAGTATTTCCCTATATCGCCAAGCGAAAGAGCTCCCAATAATGCATCCATGATCGAGTGAACTAAAACATCAGCATCACTATGACCATCCAAGCCTAAATCATCTGGATGATACAATTTTACACCACCAATTATTAAATCCCTATTCGCTACTAATCTATGAATATCGTATCCATTACCAATACGAAAATTAGGAAATCTTTTTTTCATACCAAAAGATGTGAAAGATAATAAAACAATCTGAAATTATTTTGTAATTCTAAGTAGGTTTTTTAAAATTTATAATTAGATGATACTTTTATACCCACTTTAAAGTAATTTTACCAATAAAAAGTACCATTAGTAATTAATGGAAATTTCTAGCAAACTTGTTATCTAAATAAATCCCAAAGGACACTATTAGTAAAGTTGCCAAAGATAGAAAATATATATTAGTAAAAATATAAAAAATGGATAAAAAGGATATTG
Encoded here:
- the larB gene encoding nickel pincer cofactor biosynthesis protein LarB; this encodes MNFDIRFDFQRRERLGLIEAIWGQDKTIDQLKRLSESVLSKNEVVFITRINNEKAIDLLALHDDARFYEEAKCLIIGENQNKLNTSKKVALISGGSSDLPVTLEAKLALEIYGVNCQSFIDVGVAGLHRLISQLEEINKYDVLIVCAGMEGALATVVGGLLAQPIIAVPVSVGYGVSRNGESALFSMLSSCSPGITVMNIDNGYGAAMAALRIINTFS
- a CDS encoding bifunctional riboflavin kinase/FAD synthetase gives rise to the protein MISLISPSEVKTPTSIAIGSFDGLHAGHRQLIKSVVEENQYTPTIASFWPHPREVLYKETRLRLDLPNEKLSILEDLGIEQLVLIPFDMELSKLSAERFVRDILINQLQAKNISVGANFKFGFRRSGDINTIKNMIKDTDIKLKITPILEDKEGRISSSRIRDLLEKSDLKNAFKILNRPYSFNGRVVKGKGIGKSIGWPTANLEIDGRKFLPGEGVYASWTTIENSNQKIESVMNLGSQPTINPLLPSAVEVHLINKDIDLYGLNLSVEPVEKLRSQIKFNNIDQLSNQIKKDRDNALKIFKNYKK
- the ispF gene encoding 2-C-methyl-D-erythritol 2,4-cyclodiphosphate synthase, coding for MKKRFPNFRIGNGYDIHRLVANRDLIIGGVKLYHPDDLGLDGHSDADVLVHSIMDALLGALSLGDIGKYFPPSDEKWKNSNSLFLLSKVIDLIRQEGWEINNIDSVLVAERPKFIPHVRLMKKNISEILNIDENLIGIKATTNEKLGPEGREEGISCHSVVLLEKNDI
- a CDS encoding thiamine phosphate synthase, yielding MLNSNTKDSEDLRIYQIIDANLDRAREGLRVLEDWARFGLGKKKYVEKIKNFRQILGKNHLEVYKQSRNHIEDQCKGLTHQEQINRKTSEQIISSNSARVQEALRVIEEFSRLQNHELSKIASEIRYEIYTIEINLLSYSKFKKSEEILKENDLYVITDQKDNLLEIIEEILIAGVRIIQHRFKTGTDQDHLQEAIQIKNLCKRYNSLFIVNDRLDIALASNADGIHLGQEDLDLKTARKLLGYSKIIGISANNAIDISNALKEGCDYLGIGPVFETKTKKNKKPLGIENIKTLTKDLNIPWFAIGGVTTNNISYLKRNGFKKVALVSQLMNSEDPKEDAIMILKELSYEN
- the surE gene encoding 5'/3'-nucleotidase SurE; this encodes MKPLNILISNDDGVFAAGIRALAKSAQQRGHKVKVVCPDQERSATGHGLTLQSPLRVEKADELFGEGIEAWGCSGTPADCVKLALSELLNHKPDLVLSGINHGPNLGTDIFCSGTVAAAMEGTLENVPSMAISVASFKWKNFEFAGEIAMNIAEQAINDSWPASLLLNLNIPPCEKNKIKELSWTRLSVRKYKNQFSKREDPRGDDYYWLAGEVVLDLKSKGYGPKNWPSDVSQIQENKISLTPVEPDLFWRGNLDNLPKINNSFVNPS
- a CDS encoding DUF3611 family protein → MSDKIDFQSLSFGMRRIGWIRFWVQSILGVVVAAVLLFSNVVNNSEGQLGLAPGLSLTTISLILLLFSLWQGWLIVRTGRAIASNARPSRGQTSKLIKRGLIVDLFGILFGLIGYQALMGALFIQASSQTTGQLITATSDIPITGLEILSVLSNTQVIAAHFFGLCFSLWLLRRIYK
- a CDS encoding TIGR03792 family protein gives rise to the protein MIFNCNLKRKFQRFCLILVCLVVLTFQSYIPNLKALTMDNYQSAMVIEELRLKVPADAKAVWLNAEKEVWEPWLSSQDGFLGRQLFWDKEKEEALILVNWESKKLWKSIPMSEVYLVQKKFEDNVKDALNVVENPFELVYEGELDKQG
- the thiS gene encoding sulfur carrier protein ThiS; the protein is MKIRVNGEEKKIDLDQENAPLSIVLNSMGYKPNTIVVELNNLIINSLKWEKVKLKDGDNLEIVSIVGGG